The nucleotide window TCCAATCCCCGGCGTTGCGGATGGTGGTGGAACGCGAGCGGGAGATCCAGAACTTCGTCCCGCGAGAGTACTGGACTATAGACGCCGTGCTGGCGAAGGAAGGCGTGGAGCCCGCGTTCAGCGCCAGGCTGCGAGGCGTCGCCGGTCAGCGGACCTTCGAGATCCCTAGCGGTGACGATGCCCGCCGGATCGAGACTGAGCTGCGCTCGGCGTCGTACGTGGTCAAGACTGTGCGGCGGCGGGACCAGCACAGGCGGCCAGCGCCGCCCTTCACCACGAGCACGCTGCAGCAGGAGGCGTCGCGGCGCTTCGGGTTTACTGCCCGCCGCACCATGGCGCTGGCGCAGCAGCTTTACGAAGGCATTGCCATGAGGGGGTCTGGCCCGACCGGCTTGATCACCTACATGCGCACGGACTCCACAAACCTCGCCGAGGCCGCGGTGAACGAGATCAGGGGTTTCGTCGCGCAGCGGTTTGGCGCCGACTTCCTGCCGAGCGCGCCGCGAGTGTACAAATCCCGAAAGGGCGCGCAGGAGGCTCACGAAGCGATCCGGCCGACATCGGTTCTGCGGGCGCCGGACTCCCCGGACCTGAGGGGCCTGACGAACGACCAGCGCCGGCTGTACACGCTGATCTGGCAGCGCACCGTCGCCTGCCAGATGGCGGACGCGGTCCTGGACTCGGTCTCAGTCGACATCGACGCCCGCACCGCTGACGGCGCTCGCACTTACCATCTGCGCGCGACGGCGTCCGCCGTCCGCTTCCCGGGCTACCGTCAGGTATACGAGGAAGCGCGCGACGACGACAGCGCGGACCAACCTGCCGGGCCGCCGCTCCCGGAGCTCGATGCCGGCGATCCGCTGCAACTGCGCGAGCTGAAGCCGGAGCAGCACTTCACCGAGCCGCCACCGAGGTATACCGAAGCCACGCTGGTGAAGGCCCTGGAAGAGAACGGCATCGGTCGCCCGAGCACTTACGCGGCGATCATGTCCACTCTCCAGGAGCGTGGCTACGTCGAGCGGGTCGAGCGCCAACTGCGGCCGACGGAACTGGGCTTCGTGGTCAACGATTTCCTCACCGACCAGTTCCCCGACTACGTCGACATCAAGTTCACGGCCGAGCTCGAAGAAGAACTGGACGAGATTGCGGGCGGCGTACGGACCTGGCGGCCCGTGGTGCGCGAGT belongs to Dehalococcoidia bacterium and includes:
- the topA gene encoding type I DNA topoisomerase, yielding MSATNGRGPVTPGGRDLVIVESPAKARTLSGILGDGYEITASIGHVRDLPTSKLGVDVERDFEPQYVVPREKKEVVGRIREAAARAGTVYLATDPDREGEAISWHLVEAADLRGRPYRRVVFHEITPQAVREAFQHPRDIDSALVDAQQARRILDRLVGYKISPVLSKKVRRGLSAGRVQSPALRMVVEREREIQNFVPREYWTIDAVLAKEGVEPAFSARLRGVAGQRTFEIPSGDDARRIETELRSASYVVKTVRRRDQHRRPAPPFTTSTLQQEASRRFGFTARRTMALAQQLYEGIAMRGSGPTGLITYMRTDSTNLAEAAVNEIRGFVAQRFGADFLPSAPRVYKSRKGAQEAHEAIRPTSVLRAPDSPDLRGLTNDQRRLYTLIWQRTVACQMADAVLDSVSVDIDARTADGARTYHLRATASAVRFPGYRQVYEEARDDDSADQPAGPPLPELDAGDPLQLRELKPEQHFTEPPPRYTEATLVKALEENGIGRPSTYAAIMSTLQERGYVERVERQLRPTELGFVVNDFLTDQFPDYVDIKFTAELEEELDEIAGGVRTWRPVVREFYNPLERRLREAESAPIVAQETGEVCPESGHPLIRRFGRYGPFLACTGYPDCRYTRPDKEDEQATETDEQCDVCGSPMVAKRGRFGPFLACSRYPECKGTKPLLVKTGIPCPLDGGEIVERQSKKGRRFYGCSNYPKCDYTSWQRPLPTVCPDCGGLAVAERGRRARCTVCNWKGPQADTVERGKARPRAAPAGVG